A DNA window from Loxodonta africana isolate mLoxAfr1 chromosome 7, mLoxAfr1.hap2, whole genome shotgun sequence contains the following coding sequences:
- the LOC135232117 gene encoding olfactory receptor 8K3-like — protein sequence MDKHNLTVLNEFILLGITDRPELQAPLFRLFLIIYVISVVGNLGIIILTKMDSKLQTPMYFFLRHLAITDLGYSTTVGPKMLANFVVDENTISYYFCATQLAFFIMFITSEFFILSAMSYDRYVAICNPLCYTVIMSRRMCWVLVTISYLYSTFVSLLVTVKIFNLSFCGHNIIRHFYCDSLPLLSLLCSDTHEIKLVILILSVFDLISSLLIVLVSYTLIIVSIIKLNSAEGRHKAFSTCGSHLTVVVVFYGTLIFMYLQPKSNHSFDTDKVASIFYTLVIPMLNPLIYSLRNRDVKYALHRALGRLCNIFSQCSL from the coding sequence atggataaacacaatctaacagtgctgaatgagttcattcttttgggaatCACAGACCGCCCAGAGCTGCAGGCGCCATTGTTCAGGCTGTTTCTCATCATCTACGTGATCTCAGTGGTGGGCAACTTGGGCATCATCATTCTCACCAAGATGGACTCCAAGCTACaaacacccatgtacttttttctcagacacctggctatcactgatcttgGTTACTCAACAACTGTGGGACCCAAAATGTTGGCAAATTTTGTTGTGGATGAAAATACAATATCCTACTATTTTTGTGCTACACAGCTAGCTTTCTTTATTATGTTTATAACTagtgaattttttattctgtcagcaatgtcctatgaccgctatgtggctatCTGTAACCCTCTGTGCTACACAGTCATCATGTCACGAAGGATGTGTTGGGTGCTGGTGACAATCTCCTATCTCTATAGCACATTTGTTTCTCTCCTGGTCACcgtaaagatttttaatttatccttctgtggccacaatatcatcaggcatttctactgtgacaGCCTCCCCTTATTATCTTTGCTCTGCTCAGACACACATGAAATCAAATTGGTCATTCTCATCTTATCTGTTTTTGATCTGATTTCATCCCTTCTAATAGTTCTTGTTTCTTACACACTCATAATTGTATCCATTATCAAACTGAACTCAGCTGAGGGCaggcacaaggccttctccacctgtggatcccacctgactgtggtggtagtgttctatgggactttaatctttatgtatctGCAGCCCAAGTCCAATCATTCCTTTGACACTGATAAAGTGGCTTCTATATTTTACACCCTGGTaatccccatgttgaatcccttgatctaCAGTTTGAGGAATAGAGATGTAAAATATGCCTTACATAGGGCTTTAGGGCGATTATGCAATATATTTTCTCAATGTTCACTGTAA